The proteins below come from a single Deltaproteobacteria bacterium genomic window:
- a CDS encoding ABC transporter ATP-binding protein/permease — protein MINSKFDPLAEKSNRSQWKTLKILAIYLWPTGRGDLKRRVIAALLCLAMAKVVNVYVPFLYKMAVDRLTVTDMAISLPLGIIIAYGGARFLTQFFGELRDLIFVRVSQHAQRTIALNTFKHLHELSLRFHLDRQTGGLSRVIERGTQGVQFVLGFILFNILPTLLEIIMVTAVLLYQFNILFAAATFLTIAGYIAFTLLVTEWRLKFRRKMNEKDTEANTKSIDSLLNYETVKYFGNEEHEYKRFDGSLAGYEDAAVKSQTSLSLLNMGQGLIIGLGLIAVMTMAAGGVIDGTMTVGDFVLVNTFLIQLYLPLNFLGFVYRQIKQSLVDMDKMFELREIDTEIKDSHQAGNLVRGNGEVEFRRVSFAYNADRPILKNVSFKVSSGKTVAIVGPSGAGKSTISRLLFRFYDVSSGAIAIDGQNIREISQHSLRRAIGIVPQDTVLFNDTIAYNIQYGCPDCSRKKLIEGARLASIDDFINTLPDGYNTLVGERGLKLSGGEKQRVAIARTILKNPEILVFDEATSALDSSTEKEIQASLKEVSRDRTTIVIAHRLSTIVDADEILVLINGEIAERGRHSELLKAKGEYALMWARQQEAQEYRSKLDMMHEK, from the coding sequence TGTAAACGTTTACGTCCCCTTTCTCTATAAAATGGCCGTAGACAGGCTGACCGTTACAGATATGGCCATCAGCCTCCCTCTGGGCATTATTATTGCCTATGGCGGGGCGAGGTTCCTTACCCAGTTTTTCGGCGAACTGAGAGACCTTATCTTCGTTCGTGTCTCCCAGCATGCGCAACGAACCATTGCCCTCAACACATTCAAACACCTCCATGAATTGTCACTTCGCTTTCATCTTGACAGGCAAACGGGCGGCCTTTCGAGGGTCATAGAAAGAGGAACTCAGGGCGTTCAGTTCGTACTTGGATTTATCCTCTTTAACATTCTCCCCACATTGCTGGAAATCATCATGGTTACGGCCGTTCTCCTCTATCAGTTTAACATCCTCTTTGCAGCCGCCACCTTCCTGACCATTGCCGGCTATATTGCCTTTACCCTCCTCGTTACCGAATGGCGCCTCAAATTCAGGCGAAAAATGAATGAAAAGGATACGGAGGCCAATACCAAATCGATAGACTCTCTCCTCAATTATGAAACGGTCAAGTATTTCGGCAACGAAGAACATGAGTATAAACGCTTTGACGGGTCCCTGGCAGGCTATGAAGATGCCGCCGTCAAGAGCCAGACCAGTCTTTCCCTGCTGAACATGGGACAGGGCCTTATTATCGGACTGGGGCTCATTGCAGTAATGACCATGGCTGCCGGAGGGGTTATTGACGGAACCATGACGGTCGGTGACTTTGTCCTCGTTAATACCTTTCTTATACAGCTCTATCTGCCTCTCAACTTCCTGGGATTCGTATACAGGCAGATAAAGCAGAGTCTCGTCGATATGGACAAAATGTTTGAACTAAGAGAGATTGATACCGAAATAAAGGACTCTCACCAGGCGGGGAACCTGGTAAGAGGAAATGGCGAGGTTGAGTTTAGGCGGGTCAGCTTTGCCTACAATGCAGACAGGCCCATACTCAAGAATGTCAGTTTCAAGGTATCATCAGGAAAGACAGTGGCAATTGTCGGACCGAGCGGAGCAGGTAAATCAACCATCTCAAGACTGCTCTTTCGTTTCTACGACGTAAGTTCCGGCGCCATAGCAATTGACGGGCAAAACATCCGTGAGATAAGCCAGCACTCTTTACGCCGTGCCATAGGCATTGTTCCCCAGGATACAGTGCTTTTTAACGACACCATCGCCTATAATATTCAGTACGGCTGTCCCGACTGCAGCAGGAAAAAGCTTATTGAAGGCGCACGGCTTGCCAGTATCGACGATTTTATTAATACCCTGCCCGATGGATACAACACCCTTGTGGGAGAAAGAGGGCTCAAGCTCTCCGGTGGTGAAAAACAGCGCGTAGCCATCGCAAGAACAATACTTAAAAATCCGGAAATACTCGTCTTCGACGAAGCAACGTCAGCCCTCGATTCGAGTACGGAAAAAGAGATACAGGCATCGCTGAAAGAAGTATCAAGAGACAGGACGACAATCGTTATCGCCCACAGGCTCTCAACCATTGTCGATGCCGATGAAATTCTGGTGCTCATTAACGGAGAAATCGCAGAGAGAGGACGCCACAGTGAGCTTTTAAAGGCGAAAGGTGAATATGCGCTCATGTGGGCCAGACAGCAGGAGGCGCAGGAATACAGGTCGAAGCTTGACATGATGCATGAAAAATGA